The following is a genomic window from Prunus persica cultivar Lovell chromosome G7, Prunus_persica_NCBIv2, whole genome shotgun sequence.
AAATCTCTCGTCTTTCTCTGCTTAATCTGACAGCAAAATTTGCCATTTCCTTTCCTAAAGTTGTGGGTGAAGCAGGCTGTCCATGAGTACGAGAGAGCATAGAAATATGAGCGTTGTCTTTAGCCATGTTACATACTGCCTCAACCAAACCATCCATGACAGGAAATATGACACTGTTCATGGCTTCTTTCAGCATTAATGCATGGGCAAGATTGTTGATGTCCTCGGATGTGcaagcaaaatgaaaaaattcaagcacCTTAGCTATTTCTGGATGTGATTGGAATCTTTGTTTCAAGAAGTACTCCACCGCTTTCACATCATGATTTGTTACTTTCTCAATCTTCTTTATTTCTAATGCATCATTGGTACTAAATCCATCAATCACTTCTTGCAAATAAGACCGAGCATTTTCACTAAAGGTAGGTACCTCTGTGACTTCAGGAATTTGTGAAAGCCATAGTAACCATTTGATCTCAACTAGAACACGGAAGTAGATCAGCCCATACTCACTCATGTAAGGCGTCAAGTCCTTGACTTTACCCCAGTACCGACCATCCAATGGTGACAAAGCCATCAAATTCACAAGCTCAGATTCACAAGAAGATTTACCAGATACCATCTTGATCTTCTCAGTGGAAACATTGGTGTTTTTTCTGGTGGCTCTAACAGCCGTGTCTACCATCCTGGCCAGTTTAACAGCTGCTCCAACATAGCTATGCGGTGTCAGCTTTGACAAAACGGTCTTTGGTTCTTCAGGTAATTCCAAGCCTTTAATGAActcttttattctttctttggtAACTGTTCTTCCTCTTGTTAGTTCCTTTAGCTTCTCATAAGGCTCAGGAACACTATATCTTCTCATAACAGTTTGTATTGCTTCAGCAAGCACCTCCCAAGACTGGTTCAACTCCTCACTTATGCGAGCTTCATTAACCTGAAGCTTTGCTATTCCCTGCAGTGTACTTCTGTAAGCAAGAACAGAGTGCCCCAGTCCGACACCCATGTTTCTCAGAACAGTAGAATCAGTCAGGTCACGCTGCAAACGCGATTTAGGCAACTTCTCACTCAGGTAGGAAAGATTTCCACTAGCAATACCAAGATTACCTTCACtattttcaaaatcaataGGGTTTACTTTGTGAGGCATTGTTGATGACCCAATTTCACCTGCCCTAGTTGTCTGCTTGAAGTAACCCAAAGATATGTAGCGCCATATATCACTATCAAAGTCAATCAATATATTATTGAACCGGTTGAATGCATTAAAAACTTTTGACATATAATCATGAGTCTCGATCTGAGTAACATAATGATTAATACTCACTCCAAGAGATATTACAAACTCTTCAGCAATTAGGGCCCAATCAATATTAGGATATGCAGCTAGATGAGCATTGTAATTTCCTACAGCACCAGCAAACTTCCCCATTATCTCGACTTCAGAAATTCTGTGCCTTTGTATGCTTAACCTAACAGCAAAAATTGCCATTTCTTTCCCCAAAGTTGTGGGTGAGGCTGTCTGACCATGTGTGCGAGATAGCATGGGAACCGAAGCATTATCCTTTGACATGCCACATATTGCCTCAATCAAATCATCCATGACAGGCAATATAACATTGTTGATAGCTCCTTTTAACATCAAAGCATGAGCAAGATTGTTGATGTCCTCAGATGTGcaagcaaaatgaaaaaattcaagcacCTGAAATAAGAAAGCATTAAGTGATTCTCAAAAACTTGAAACAAAGACATCAAGAGAATTGTATCAAATACAAAGGAAATAACTAATAGAAGGAATGTCTACCTTAGCTATTTCTGGATGTGAAATGCATTTCTGTTTCAAGAAGTACTCCACCGCTTTTACATCATGGTTAGTCATTTTCTCAATCCTCTTGATTTCCAATGCATCACTGATGCAAAATCCATCTATAATTCCTTGCAAGTAAGACTGAGCATCTTCACTGAAACCGGGCACCTCCGTGACTTCAGCGATTTGTGAAAGTTTCAACAACCATTTGATCTGTCATACATTTCATAAATATAAATCACAccttcacccaaaaaaaaaaaaaaaaaaatttccacaaAGAACCCAAttaaccaaagaaaataagacTTGTGAAAAATGTGATATTTGATACTGAAAGACATAATTGTTATGCTTCTAATAGATTAGAAAACTCAATTGCTCTaatagaaacaaacaaacaaaaatgcaataaataaaagaagtacCTCAACTAGAACACGGTAGTAGATGAGACCATATTCACTCATGTAAGGAGCCAATTCCTTGACTTTACCCCAATAACGACCGTCCAACGGCGACAAAGCCGTCAAAATCGAATGCTCGATTTCAGCAGAACAATCACCATTTACCTTCTCCTCCGTGGTGACGACGTTAGTATCATCTTTAATGGTGGCTTTTACTCTTAGGGCACAATCTCTGCGAGAGAGTGGCAAAGCCAAAGAAGGATATGAATGATGAAGGCATTGAAGGCGGCATGAGGGGTCCAGTGGTCTTTGGGATTTGGATCGTACAGAGGTGAAGCACGAGAGCTGGTTGCTGCTGTTCAGAAGCCTAGACGAGGAAGAAGAGGCTCCCAATTCCATGAACCGGAAGGTGTTGTTGAGGTCCAAGACGACGGGGCAGCCACACTTGGAGGAGGAGCTCATGTTCTTTCGCGGTCTTTTCACTTGTTTGGTTCCGTTCCGTTTGATTCTCGCTAAAACCCTAGTTCGGTTAGGTCTCTCAATTTTTGACACCTGTACATTCTTGGAAGGCAAAAGTTCACTTTTGGTTCTTATACTAGCCGGTGTTATGGTTTGTTTACTAATCaagaatttgaattcttattttggaagaattcaCTTCTTGAGTGGgaggtggtattctaattcctgTAAAACTAACCCATTAggaatttatcttttttacccattatatccttacacaatttttaaaattccaaatttgttaTCTACTTTAACCTAACAATGAGGATATTTTTGTAATTAGAACAACTCCTACCCCaaaacttcaataggaatccggAATCTAATGCTCCTCAATCCAACTattcctcaattcaattcatcctAATCCAATtacggattagtaaacatgccattCCTGCGTTGGTCCtagtaatttcaattttgtcaattttatttttaccatccatttggatgaaggaattgaaaattggagagaatttttaaatgaaggaaattagaTATCCATCGTTTAAATTTATGTCAATTAATAGGGTAAAGAAGCTATCGTTAGATTGGTAAAGAAGGTTTCTTTGTTAATTTACTTTAGGAACGATCACGTTTACTCAACGAATGAACCCCTTATGTTCATGGAGTAAAATACCCTGTTCATTGAGTAATTTACCTAACAAACGAGATGATTGACCTCACAAACGACTCTTTGTCATTCGTAGTGTAAAAGGTATCATTGGATTGGTAAAGAAGATTTCTTTGTCAATTTACTCTTAATAACGATCAcatttactcaacgaacgttCATGAGGTAAAATACTCGTTCATTGAGTAATTTACATAAGGAACGAGAAGATTTACCTCATGAACGACTCTTTGCCGTTGTAGTGTAAAAGGTATCGTTGGATTGGTAAAGAATGTTTCTTTGTCAATTTACTCTAGGAATGATCACATTTACTCAACGAATGAACCCCTTATGTTCACGGGGTAAAATATCCAATTCATTGAGTAACTTACCTAAGGAACGAGGAGATTTACCTCACGAATGACTCTTTGCCATTCATAGTGTAAAAGGTGTCGTTGGATTTGTAAATAATGTTTCTTTGTCAATTTACTCTAGGAATGATCACGTTTACTCAATGAATGAACCCTTTACGTTCTCAGAGTAAAATACCTTGTTCGTTGAGTAATTTATCTAAGGAATGAGGCAATTTTCAGCGGAGGTACGATTTTCAAAGGTATTGTTagttttttctggttttggattggaatatttaaaaaaaaaaaattgtttttgtacaaaacctaacaaaaaaattattcacgAGGattaaaaattcacaaatggTCCAATTTTATGCAAAGGGAAGTGGTTTGACCTAGAAAAGAGAGGTGATTTGGTATTGGGCTTGGAGAAACATTAGTTATAGACGGAGAAATTTAGCATTGgggttaaatattttgttaagtaAAAATACACACCCGGTCCAATTCGATCCTTTCACTATATGAACCGAAATGGAATCGGAGATCAATATGGTATaattttttcagattttttggGCTCGGCATTCAAGTTTGAATGCCCACCCTTAGTTTGGATTGGTTTGAATTGGGAGAGCTTTTGCAATGAGAAGTTTAGAGTGAGGAACTTATTTGAGGGGTTCAATCTCACCATCAAACCATCTAAAATGTTTTAAGTATATTGATTTCCTCACATTTGTTGATGGTGGGATTGAACCCCTCAAATAAACCCCTCACTCTAAACTCCTCGCTATAGCCTTTCCATTGAATTGGCTTTGACTTAGACTTTTGGTGGAATATACTGCATAACATATCACTCAAGACTCAGAAATTTAAATATGTGACACAGATGACCAACTAGAACATCTGCAagttttggtttgatttgagATCACATTCAACGCATTCATTCCTATGTTTTCTTGTTACCCCAAATGATGAAAATTTGGAGCTGCAAGATGATTGGACAGTAGCCCATGAGACATCACTACCACTTTTCGACTTGTAAAAAGGAGTACAAGACCAAGATGATTGGAAGTTCTTCTTGTAGATTAGCCATTTTGACTAACCTTTATTTACCCCTTACAGAACACAACAAAATAACCAGAGTCATGATCTAATCCCATCACTCACTGTCACTGCTTAACTATACAATCAACATATTAATaccaaatgaagaagaagaggagggggacttaaatataataagaaaaacaaataaaggaTAACAAAAGCTCCCCCAACTCTATTATCAAATGCCAAGTTCTAAAGATTATTATATGTATGCCAACATCAACACAATTGAAGAAACCAATATCTccattttgaccaaaaaaaaccaatatcTCCATCAACAGGGCAGAGAAATATAGCTCCATCAGTGGTTTGAAGGACCAAAGTGTTCGACAATGACTCTCTTTCGCTAAGCAGAAAAGCCTAATCAGTGCAATGTAACTTGTATTGTATCAAGTAAATTCTCATGCCGGATCTCTCAGTGTTTCCAGGCAATACAGATccaaatttacaaaattcagCTCAAGAATTCAACAAATATATGCAAGaattcaaaatccaaaatgaATTCATTTtctgaccaaaaagaaaaatgaaatcattTGAAATGACAGAGGATGGATGTTTGGCAGTTGCAGGT
Proteins encoded in this region:
- the LOC18770765 gene encoding uncharacterized protein LOC18770765 — encoded protein: MSSSSKCGCPVVLDLNNTFRFMELGASSSSSRLLNSSNQLSCFTSVRSKSQRPLDPSCRLQCLHHSYPSLALPLSRRDCALRVKATIKDDTNVVTTEEKVNGDCSAEIEHSILTALSPLDGRYWGKVKELAPYMSEYGLIYYRVLVEIKWLLKLSQIAEVTEVPGFSEDAQSYLQGIIDGFCISDALEIKRIEKMTNHDVKAVEYFLKQKCISHPEIAKVLEFFHFACTSEDINNLAHALMLKGAINNVILPVMDDLIEAICGMSKDNASVPMLSRTHGQTASPTTLGKEMAIFAVRLSIQRHRISEVEIMGKFAGAVGNYNAHLAAYPNIDWALIAEEFVISLGVSINHYVTQIETHDYMSKVFNAFNRFNNILIDFDSDIWRYISLGYFKQTTRAGEIGSSTMPHKVNPIDFENSEGNLGIASGNLSYLSEKLPKSRLQRDLTDSTVLRNMGVGLGHSVLAYRSTLQGIAKLQVNEARISEELNQSWEVLAEAIQTVMRRYSVPEPYEKLKELTRGRTVTKERIKEFIKGLELPEEPKTVLSKLTPHSYVGAAVKLARMVDTAVRATRKNTNVSTEKIKMVSGKSSCESELVNLMALSPLDGRYWGKVKDLTPYMSEYGLIYFRVLVEIKWLLWLSQIPEVTEVPTFSENARSYLQEVIDGFSTNDALEIKKIEKVTNHDVKAVEYFLKQRFQSHPEIAKVLEFFHFACTSEDINNLAHALMLKEAMNSVIFPVMDGLVEAVCNMAKDNAHISMLSRTHGQPASPTTLGKEMANFAVRLSRERREISRVEIMGKFAGAVGNYNAHLIAYPDINWPQIAEEFVTSLGLIFNPYVTQIEPHDYMAELFHAISQFNNILIDFDRDIWDYVSLGYFKQITKAGEIGSSTMPHKVNPIDFENSEGNLGVANGNFCHLSMKLPISRWQRDLTDSTVLRNMGLGLGHSLLAYKSTLQGISKLQVNEGCISKDLNLTWEVLAEPIQTIMRRYGVPEPYEKLKELTRGRAVTKESIVDFMQGLELPNEAKSNLLKLTPHSYVGAAVELARTVDSAVKVL